The following DNA comes from Phytohabitans rumicis.
GGCGTACCCGAACGCCCCGCCGACGTCTTCCGGCGGGCACGCGCGCTCGCCGCCCACGCAGGCCGGGTAGCGCTCGTCCGGCTCCGCACCGACGACGTCCTCCACCGTGACCTCGTGCTCCCACCAGTCCCCGAAGTCGTACGTGTAGAGGAACCGGCCGCCCTTCGCCGCCACCGCGTCGAGCCGCACGTCCAGCTCGTCGCGCAGGGCCAGCTCACCGTCCGGATCGGGCTCGCCGTACTGCACCCCGTCGATGTCGAACGAATGCAGGTGGCAGTCCTGCCAGCCCATCGCGAGCTGGATGACCCGGTGCAGGCGGTCGAGCGTGTAGCCGCCCGGCACGAGCACCCGCCGCCACACCGGCGGCGCGACGTCCGCCAAAGACACCCTCAGCTGGAAGATCTGGCGCGGCATGGTTGGCACGGTCCCCCGTTCTTGACTTACGAGCCGTAGGGTTTCCACATGATCTGCCGGGCGTGCCGGGCGAAGCGACACGCGGACTGCCGGGGTGGCAGTTGGTGCGACTGTCAGCACCGTACCCCGGCACCGACCCCACCGGTCACTGGTCCGGCCGGCGAATGAGCGCCGCACTGGTCCGGCTTTCGTCGGGCGAGCCGCTCGACGACGCCGCGCTGACCGACCTGTACGCCATGGACGAGCCGGGCGTACGGGTCAACTTCGTGACGAGCGCGGACGGCGCGGTCGAGCTGGACGGCTTTTCCGCGGGCCTGTCCGGCGGCTCGGACAAGCGGGTCTTCGCCCTGCTCCGGATGCTCTGCGACGGGCTGCTGGTCGGCGCCGGCACGCTGCGCCACGAGGGCTACAACGCGCTGCGCCTGGACGAGAAGCGGCGCGCCTGGCGCCGGGAGCACGGGCTCCCGGACTACCCGACGCTGGTCGTCGTCTCCGGCGCGCTCGACCTCAACCCGGCGCAGGCCGCGTTCGCCGACGCACCCGTGCGCCCGATCGTGCTCACGCACGGCCGGGCGCCCGCCGACCGGCGGGCCGCGCTGGAGCCGGTCGCGGAGGTGCTGACCGTGGGTGCCGACGCCGTCGATCTCACCGACGCCCTGGTACGCCTGCGCGAACGCGGCCTGCGCCACCTGCTGTGCGAGGGTGGGCCGCATCTCCTCGGCACGCTCACCGCCGCGGACCTGGTCGACGAGGTGTGCCTGACCGTGTCACCGCTGCTCACCGGCCCCGGCGCCGGCCGCATCACCGCCGGCCCGCCAACCCTCCCCGTCCTT
Coding sequences within:
- a CDS encoding plasmid pRiA4b ORF-3 family protein, with amino-acid sequence MPRQIFQLRVSLADVAPPVWRRVLVPGGYTLDRLHRVIQLAMGWQDCHLHSFDIDGVQYGEPDPDGELALRDELDVRLDAVAAKGGRFLYTYDFGDWWEHEVTVEDVVGAEPDERYPACVGGERACPPEDVGGAFGYARFLAAIADPEHPEYEAMVGWMGRSFDPADFPMERTSTLLRRLA